The Acidicapsa ligni genome has a window encoding:
- a CDS encoding M15 family metallopeptidase codes for MRPVKSLLSSWIRPGALCLLLSLPGFAQEVSFHLTPLRPVEELRTEALKQQPPQEQGSFLKPDLVELVTLDPTIKLDIRYATTNNFLGTPVYTQARAFLQRPAAEALLRAHHALKAQGYGLIIHDGYRPWYVTKMFWDAVPVDKRIFVADPSAGSKHNRGCAVDLSLYDLKTGREVKMPSGYDEMTDRAYADYTGGTEEERARRALLRQVMENEGFKVIPKEWWHFDYKDWKQYPILNIKFEDLGQ; via the coding sequence ATGAGGCCAGTGAAATCTTTATTGAGCAGTTGGATTCGTCCTGGTGCTCTCTGTCTTCTTCTATCGTTGCCCGGCTTTGCGCAGGAGGTCAGCTTTCATCTCACGCCTCTGCGTCCGGTGGAAGAGTTGCGTACGGAGGCGCTTAAGCAGCAGCCACCCCAGGAGCAGGGAAGTTTTCTCAAGCCGGATTTGGTGGAACTGGTCACGCTTGATCCCACAATCAAGCTCGACATTCGCTATGCCACGACGAACAATTTTCTAGGTACGCCGGTATACACGCAGGCTCGGGCTTTTTTGCAACGGCCGGCTGCGGAGGCGTTGCTTCGCGCTCATCATGCACTCAAGGCGCAGGGATACGGGCTGATCATTCACGATGGATATCGTCCGTGGTATGTCACGAAGATGTTCTGGGATGCTGTGCCCGTGGATAAGAGAATCTTTGTTGCCGATCCGTCTGCTGGCTCCAAACATAATCGTGGGTGCGCTGTGGACCTGTCTTTATATGATTTGAAAACGGGCAGGGAAGTGAAGATGCCGAGTGGCTATGACGAAATGACCGATCGCGCTTATGCCGATTACACCGGTGGCACGGAGGAAGAACGTGCTCGTCGCGCGCTGCTGCGCCAGGTTATGGAGAATGAGGGTTTCAAGGTTATTCCCAAAGAGTGGTGGCACTTCGATTACAAGGATTGGAAACAGTATCCAATCCTGAATATAAAGTTTGAGGATCTTGGACAGTAG
- a CDS encoding VWA domain-containing protein gives MRIQRVLTSVFVAVLAAFSTHAQTIGQNAPMNSDGTFTISVGSQLVVETISVKDKKGNPISGLSAKDFTVTEDGASQTIRFCEHQTLPQTPAAPMPEGSEDLKLYRRLARSQIAPEQPGNIHYKDRRLLALYFDMSAMPPNDQLRALAAAQKFIRTQMTESDLVSILRYSGGSVDVLQDFTADRNRLLSILETLIVGEGQGNSEINDDASASDTGAAFGQDDSEFNIFNTDRQLSALQTAAKMLGSLNEKKSLIYFASGLRLNGIDNQAQLHATVDAAVRAGVSFWPIDARGLVAEAPLGDATQGSPGNIGMYTGAAALALTTNFQQSQDTLYSLAGDTGGKALFDYNDLTKGIVQAQQAIGDYYILGYYTTNDALNGKFRHIKITVNPELNASLDYREGYFAGKKFGKFNATDKERQLEDALMLSDPITELTIAMEINYFQLNRAEYFVPIVVKIPGRELALAKRGGFEHTLIDFIGEVKDTYAGTTATNLRDNVNVKLTDATAAELAKRPIEYEAGFTLLPGKYEIKFLARDDETGRIGTFQTTFTVPNLNKELKHIPTSSVVLSSQKVDIKDALYNAQKTKDQEKEQAVNPLVQNGQKLIPSVTRVFSKDHNLFVYLLAYKAPEAGTASGPAAAPQPLVAYVNLYQAQNKVFQSQPVEATPQANTRLGVTPLSFTIPLNELPPGEYTCQVTIVDPSGQKSTYWQAPIIIVP, from the coding sequence ATGCGAATACAAAGAGTTCTAACCTCAGTCTTCGTCGCAGTCTTAGCCGCTTTCTCAACCCATGCGCAGACCATAGGTCAAAATGCACCGATGAACTCCGACGGCACTTTTACCATCTCTGTCGGCTCGCAGCTTGTCGTCGAAACGATCTCTGTAAAAGATAAAAAGGGCAATCCTATTTCTGGCCTCAGCGCCAAAGACTTCACCGTTACCGAAGATGGAGCGTCACAAACGATCCGCTTCTGCGAACACCAGACTCTGCCGCAAACTCCTGCTGCGCCGATGCCTGAAGGCTCTGAGGATCTCAAGCTCTATCGCCGTCTCGCCCGCAGTCAGATTGCACCTGAACAGCCTGGCAACATCCACTACAAAGACCGACGCCTGCTTGCTCTTTACTTTGACATGTCTGCCATGCCGCCTAACGATCAGTTACGCGCGCTGGCGGCTGCGCAGAAGTTCATACGAACGCAGATGACCGAGTCCGATCTTGTATCGATTCTGCGCTACTCCGGTGGCTCGGTGGACGTGCTCCAGGACTTTACAGCGGACCGCAATCGACTGCTGAGTATCCTTGAAACTCTCATCGTAGGCGAAGGCCAGGGCAACTCGGAAATCAACGACGATGCGAGTGCCTCCGATACCGGTGCGGCCTTTGGCCAGGACGACAGCGAGTTCAACATCTTCAACACGGACCGACAGCTCTCTGCGTTGCAGACAGCAGCGAAAATGCTTGGCTCGCTCAATGAGAAAAAATCACTTATCTACTTTGCCAGCGGGCTTCGTCTCAATGGCATCGATAACCAGGCGCAGCTTCATGCGACGGTCGATGCGGCTGTACGCGCTGGAGTTTCCTTCTGGCCTATCGATGCTCGCGGTCTCGTTGCGGAGGCTCCATTAGGGGACGCAACGCAGGGATCGCCCGGCAACATCGGCATGTATACCGGTGCGGCCGCGCTTGCCCTTACCACTAACTTTCAGCAATCGCAGGACACGCTCTACTCACTCGCAGGCGATACCGGCGGTAAGGCTCTTTTCGATTACAACGATCTCACCAAAGGAATCGTCCAGGCACAACAGGCTATCGGCGACTACTACATCCTTGGGTACTACACCACGAACGATGCTCTGAATGGAAAGTTTCGCCACATCAAGATCACCGTCAATCCTGAGCTCAATGCCTCGCTCGATTATCGTGAGGGCTACTTCGCGGGCAAGAAATTTGGGAAGTTCAATGCCACGGACAAAGAGCGCCAGCTTGAAGATGCGCTCATGCTTTCCGATCCCATCACGGAACTTACCATTGCGATGGAGATCAACTACTTCCAACTCAATCGCGCCGAGTACTTCGTCCCTATCGTTGTCAAGATTCCCGGCCGCGAGTTAGCACTCGCCAAGCGTGGCGGATTTGAACATACACTTATCGACTTCATCGGCGAAGTTAAAGACACGTACGCTGGAACGACAGCTACCAATCTGCGTGACAACGTCAATGTAAAACTCACCGACGCCACTGCTGCCGAACTGGCCAAACGTCCTATCGAATATGAAGCGGGTTTTACCCTGCTGCCCGGAAAATACGAGATCAAGTTCCTCGCGCGCGATGATGAAACCGGACGCATTGGCACCTTTCAGACCACCTTTACTGTGCCTAATCTGAACAAGGAACTTAAACACATCCCGACCAGTTCTGTAGTTCTCAGCAGCCAGAAGGTTGACATCAAAGACGCTCTCTACAACGCGCAAAAGACCAAGGATCAGGAGAAAGAACAGGCCGTCAATCCACTTGTTCAGAACGGTCAGAAACTTATTCCAAGTGTTACCCGCGTCTTTAGCAAAGACCACAATCTCTTTGTCTATCTGCTGGCTTATAAAGCGCCTGAAGCTGGGACCGCCTCAGGACCAGCCGCCGCTCCGCAACCATTGGTCGCTTACGTCAACCTCTACCAGGCGCAGAACAAAGTCTTTCAATCCCAGCCTGTAGAAGCTACACCTCAAGCTAACACCCGGCTAGGCGTAACTCCGCTGAGCTTCACAATACCTCTCAACGAACTTCCGCCAGGGGAGTACACGTGCCAGGTCACCATCGTCGATCCCTCAGGACAAAAATCGACCTACTGGCAGGCTCCAATCATCATCGTTCCGTAA
- a CDS encoding TonB-dependent receptor, which translates to MPWRRTAQTLLLFAIVWLCGLTASASEYHGQVTFNSLPVPGATVTATNGNQKLTAITNEQGAYSFPDLADGSWSIQVEMLCFATIKQDVTIASNQPAGKWDLKLLSLDEIKAQAKLIVSVTPAAAPLQAEATQQTKPRDAKTSEMAKPEAPQAPQSAPAQSTDQRASDGLLINGSVNNAATSQFALDRAFGNTRNGGRGLYNGGLALVVDSSALDARPFSLSGLDTPKANYTQVTGVATFGGPIRIPHFFYHGPNFFMVYQWMRNRTDTTQSALVPDVAERGGDFSHALDPQGQPLQIFNPLTGLPFENNEVPISPQAQALLDLYPLPNVTENSGNSIYNYQVPVLGNTHQDVLQTRLDKGIGRRDQLFGSFAFTSNRANGNSIFHFLDTTDTLGVDTNINWSHRLGHQMFLTSKYSFSRLRTLVRPYFANVENISGNANISGNSQDPRDWGPPSLNFSSGIASLTDAQSSFNRNETNSISSYVNWNHRNQYITAGGDFRRQQFNYLSQQNPRGSFAFTGASTQTTVNGVTTGGSDFADFLLGIPDTSAIAFGNADKYFRESVYDAYATDDWRLKPEFSINAGVRWEYGAPITELFNRLVNLDITNGFAAEVPVLASSPTGLLTRQNYPTSLIRPDKLGVEPRIGISWRPLAGSSIVVRAGYGIYQDTSVYQATALALAQQAPLSKSLSVQNSPACPLTLAQGFNPCSKTTQDTFAVDPNFRVGSAQTWQLSVQSDLPFSLQLTATYLGIKGTHGVQEFLPNTYPIGAANPCTSCPVGFTYRASNGSSSREAGMLQLRRRLRSGFTASLQYTYSKSIDDDSVLGGQGPVAASSTSSSQPSATIAQNWLDLRAERSLSTFDQRHLLNAQIQYTTGMGMRGGTLLDGWRGTLFKQWTLLTNIATGTGLPQTPVYFGTVPGTGVTGTIRPDLTGVSVHDAPSGLFLNPAAYTTPQTGQWGTAGRDSITGPNVFTLNTSMARAFRVRNRYDLDFQIVSTNLLNHVTYTNWYTTINSSEFGLPAAANQMRSLQSTLRLRF; encoded by the coding sequence ATGCCCTGGCGGCGCACTGCTCAAACACTGCTCCTGTTCGCCATCGTGTGGCTCTGCGGCCTCACGGCTTCAGCCTCGGAATATCACGGCCAGGTCACGTTTAATAGTCTGCCTGTTCCCGGGGCTACTGTTACCGCTACGAATGGGAATCAGAAGCTGACGGCGATCACCAATGAACAAGGCGCGTATTCCTTTCCTGATCTCGCTGATGGGTCATGGTCCATTCAAGTTGAGATGCTCTGCTTTGCCACGATCAAGCAGGATGTCACTATTGCTTCTAATCAACCTGCAGGCAAGTGGGATTTGAAGCTGCTATCGCTGGATGAGATCAAGGCCCAGGCCAAGCTCATTGTCTCCGTTACTCCTGCCGCCGCGCCGTTACAGGCCGAAGCGACTCAGCAGACCAAGCCGAGGGATGCGAAAACTTCGGAGATGGCCAAGCCTGAGGCACCGCAAGCTCCGCAATCGGCGCCCGCGCAATCAACGGATCAGCGCGCCTCCGACGGGCTGCTGATCAACGGTAGCGTCAATAACGCGGCGACCTCGCAGTTCGCGTTAGACCGCGCCTTTGGCAACACACGTAACGGCGGCAGGGGACTCTACAACGGAGGCCTTGCGCTTGTCGTCGACAGCTCCGCGCTCGATGCGAGGCCGTTTTCTTTGAGCGGCCTTGATACTCCTAAAGCCAACTACACGCAGGTCACGGGTGTTGCGACCTTTGGCGGCCCGATCCGCATTCCACATTTCTTCTATCATGGCCCAAATTTCTTCATGGTCTATCAGTGGATGCGCAATCGCACCGATACTACGCAGTCCGCGCTTGTTCCGGACGTTGCCGAGCGCGGAGGAGATTTCTCCCATGCGCTTGATCCGCAGGGCCAGCCGTTGCAGATCTTCAATCCCCTCACAGGTCTGCCATTCGAGAACAACGAGGTGCCGATCAGCCCGCAGGCACAGGCTTTACTCGATCTCTATCCACTGCCCAATGTCACTGAAAACTCGGGCAACTCGATCTATAACTACCAGGTACCCGTTCTGGGTAACACGCATCAGGACGTGCTGCAAACCCGCCTGGATAAAGGAATAGGACGCCGCGATCAGCTCTTTGGAAGCTTTGCCTTCACGAGCAATCGCGCCAATGGAAACAGCATCTTCCACTTCCTCGACACGACGGATACGCTTGGCGTTGACACCAACATTAACTGGTCGCATCGCCTGGGCCATCAGATGTTTCTTACTTCGAAATACAGCTTTAGTCGCCTGCGAACACTGGTCCGTCCTTACTTTGCGAATGTAGAGAACATCTCCGGTAACGCCAACATCTCAGGTAACAGCCAGGACCCTCGCGATTGGGGTCCGCCTAGCCTTAACTTTTCGAGCGGCATAGCTTCGCTCACCGATGCGCAAAGCTCTTTTAATCGCAACGAAACCAACTCCATCTCGTCCTACGTCAACTGGAATCATCGCAATCAATACATCACGGCTGGAGGCGATTTTCGCCGTCAGCAGTTCAACTATCTGTCGCAGCAAAACCCGCGTGGTTCCTTCGCTTTCACCGGCGCATCTACGCAGACCACGGTCAATGGAGTAACTACCGGCGGCTCCGACTTCGCCGACTTTCTTCTGGGCATTCCGGATACGAGCGCTATCGCCTTTGGTAACGCAGATAAGTATTTTCGTGAGTCTGTATATGACGCCTACGCAACCGACGATTGGCGGCTCAAGCCCGAGTTCTCTATCAACGCGGGCGTTCGCTGGGAGTACGGAGCCCCCATCACGGAGCTATTCAACCGCCTGGTCAATCTGGATATAACCAATGGCTTTGCCGCTGAGGTTCCAGTGCTGGCCAGCAGCCCCACAGGCTTGCTGACCCGGCAGAACTACCCAACGTCGCTGATCCGTCCTGACAAGCTCGGCGTTGAGCCGCGTATCGGCATCTCCTGGCGACCGCTTGCAGGCTCATCGATTGTTGTGCGCGCGGGTTACGGTATCTATCAGGACACATCGGTCTATCAAGCGACGGCTCTTGCGCTTGCCCAGCAGGCTCCGCTCTCTAAAAGTCTAAGTGTGCAAAATAGCCCGGCCTGTCCACTTACTCTTGCCCAGGGATTCAACCCGTGCTCCAAGACTACGCAGGATACCTTCGCCGTCGATCCTAACTTCCGCGTCGGCTCTGCTCAGACCTGGCAGCTATCGGTGCAAAGTGACTTGCCTTTTTCATTGCAACTGACCGCGACTTATCTCGGCATCAAGGGCACTCACGGCGTACAGGAGTTCCTGCCCAATACCTATCCCATCGGAGCGGCCAATCCCTGCACGTCCTGCCCGGTAGGCTTTACTTACCGTGCTTCGAACGGCAGCTCCAGCCGCGAAGCAGGCATGCTCCAGTTGCGGCGCAGACTGCGTAGCGGGTTCACCGCATCCTTGCAATACACCTATTCAAAATCCATAGACGATGACTCTGTGCTGGGTGGCCAGGGGCCAGTGGCGGCCAGTTCCACAAGCTCCTCGCAACCCTCTGCGACGATTGCGCAGAACTGGTTGGATCTTCGCGCGGAGCGCAGCCTATCTACCTTTGATCAACGACACTTGCTCAATGCGCAGATTCAATACACTACGGGAATGGGCATGCGTGGCGGCACACTGCTCGATGGCTGGCGAGGTACGCTCTTCAAGCAATGGACGTTGCTCACGAATATCGCCACCGGCACAGGCCTGCCTCAGACACCGGTCTACTTTGGTACTGTGCCGGGCACAGGAGTTACCGGCACCATCCGCCCTGATCTGACGGGAGTATCGGTGCATGATGCTCCATCGGGCCTGTTCCTCAACCCCGCGGCATACACAACACCGCAGACGGGTCAATGGGGAACAGCGGGCCGCGACTCCATCACCGGCCCCAATGTCTTTACTCTGAACACATCGATGGCTCGCGCATTTCGCGTGCGCAATCGCTACGACCTCGACTTTCAGATTGTTTCTACCAACCTGCTCAATCATGTTACTTACACCAACTGGTACACGACCATCAACAGCTCCGAGTTTGGATTGCCTGCTGCTGCCAATCAAATGCGTAGCCTCCAATCGACCCTAAGGCTGAGGTTCTGA
- a CDS encoding TonB-dependent receptor, which produces MTCPTLVRLRSISVSLFAFFMLTALSFGPLSFGQGYFGTVSGLITDPSGALIPNAKVTLVDQNKGFHFDGKSDEGGRYLFRAVPPGVYTVSAEAPGFNKEERTNIRVNISENPAANLRLKIGSTQSVEVNATDQHLDVDDATTGVVVGRNLINSLPMIDRYVLDLTALAPGVTTADDQCGTNCTGTNFVSNGSRNATADVLLDGATITNFEPNGGVTQVTYVPSSEAVEELRVEQSNFSAEYGFSGGSVVNMVTRSGTNQFHGEVYDFARNTITDANFWFNDAYDIPLPPVHRQNFGGVLGGPIWHNKAFFFFDYDGTRQSNASSYQAGVPSDAERNSGDFGSVCSNAGGTFDSTGKCSVASGQIWDPYVATYVSTDNGAGPLRSNFIPFNNVGTYTSPGNAVANIPSGPGNLIDPVAQKMMKLFPEPLANVQAQSGTIYHNWNGSGATANPNDQYDIKVDYRFNEKNLLSGKYSDQWTSTVAYNCFKNFADPCAGGPNKSTSHLLSINDTHTFSPTMQLTTIFGFTRGTERISAYNGEGGVTDPLGTLGFPEYLNSNGIVGVPAIFINTYYSAGYTSIGGDPYGNYKQGQDTGQVTVTLDKVLGPHDFKIGFEGRLHQMNYIQTNAPEGIFNFDNTGTAGCPYTFDACGGDAMASFMMGQTSLNNVGTYEIQDEPATEDHQFAVYGQENWKFNSKLTVNLGLRYDVSIPRTDRHNRQNWFDPTATYSIGTIPAVGGERFASSKERHMVNTDWRDIQPRFGFAYLLSPKLVVRGGYGIYYSQSRAGASGVTPYGSQGFNQSTNMIPTFNNDGATAYLHLNNPFPSGLNQPPGNSLGLLNDVGLGATGPLRNMVATPYEQSWSFGFEQQLPSNMKFGLSYIGKKGVHLYFSGANYINHLGPEVEGYSPDQISNLFNYVNNPYSGPITNPNSCLSSPTVPLFQLQEPYPQFSCGGVSTEAWPIAWSIYHAMQAVFEKSYSNGLQILATYTWSKSMDDSSVPDDNTTWLGSFTSLQDPNKPWLEKSLSTFDIPQVFQVSYTYELPIGRKKLLGANMPRWTDALIGGWKTNGIWRVSDGRPLNFGTYDGTSLPTYGGQRPNRVAKPRRTSGKDSVWINQYIANPDSMVLPAPYTLGNAPRADGEIRTPGAFNVSASVNKVFSLSTIREGLSLELRLEAQNAFNHPVFGTPDQSIDDPDFGVISYTQNSPRQMQLAAKINF; this is translated from the coding sequence ATGACCTGTCCCACGCTCGTTCGGTTGAGAAGTATTTCCGTCTCCCTCTTCGCCTTTTTCATGCTGACTGCCTTGTCCTTTGGACCCTTGTCGTTCGGACAAGGATATTTCGGCACCGTCAGTGGACTCATCACCGATCCTTCCGGTGCGTTGATTCCAAACGCCAAAGTAACTCTTGTCGACCAGAACAAGGGTTTTCACTTCGATGGCAAGAGCGACGAAGGCGGCCGCTATCTCTTCCGCGCCGTGCCGCCAGGGGTGTATACCGTCTCCGCTGAGGCACCCGGTTTCAACAAAGAAGAAAGAACTAACATCCGCGTCAATATCAGCGAAAATCCCGCAGCCAACCTGCGATTGAAGATAGGTTCCACGCAATCGGTGGAGGTGAATGCAACCGATCAGCATCTCGACGTGGACGATGCGACGACAGGTGTAGTAGTGGGCCGGAATCTCATTAACAGCCTGCCGATGATCGACCGCTATGTGCTGGATCTCACAGCCTTGGCACCCGGCGTGACCACGGCAGACGATCAGTGCGGTACGAACTGTACCGGCACCAACTTCGTCTCCAACGGCAGCCGCAACGCAACCGCCGACGTGCTGCTGGATGGCGCGACGATCACCAACTTCGAGCCCAACGGCGGCGTGACGCAGGTGACGTATGTACCCTCATCGGAAGCTGTCGAAGAGCTGCGCGTAGAGCAGTCGAACTTCAGCGCGGAGTATGGCTTCTCCGGCGGTTCGGTAGTCAACATGGTCACCCGTTCGGGCACCAATCAGTTCCACGGCGAGGTTTACGACTTTGCCCGCAATACCATCACCGACGCCAACTTCTGGTTCAATGACGCATACGACATTCCATTGCCACCCGTCCACCGGCAGAACTTCGGCGGCGTCCTCGGCGGTCCGATCTGGCACAATAAGGCCTTCTTCTTCTTCGATTACGATGGCACGCGGCAGAGCAACGCTTCCAGCTATCAGGCAGGTGTGCCTTCCGACGCCGAGCGCAACAGTGGCGACTTCGGCTCGGTCTGTTCCAACGCAGGCGGCACCTTTGATTCGACGGGCAAATGCTCGGTGGCGTCAGGCCAGATCTGGGATCCGTACGTAGCCACCTATGTCTCCACCGACAACGGCGCCGGCCCGCTGCGCAGCAACTTCATCCCGTTCAACAACGTGGGCACTTACACCAGCCCCGGTAACGCCGTAGCGAATATACCCTCTGGTCCCGGCAACCTGATCGACCCTGTCGCGCAGAAGATGATGAAGCTCTTTCCCGAACCCCTGGCCAACGTGCAGGCGCAGAGCGGGACAATCTACCACAACTGGAACGGCTCGGGCGCAACCGCTAATCCTAACGATCAGTACGATATCAAGGTCGACTATCGCTTCAACGAGAAGAACCTGCTAAGCGGCAAGTATTCCGATCAGTGGACGAGCACGGTGGCCTACAACTGCTTCAAGAACTTCGCTGATCCCTGCGCTGGCGGCCCAAATAAGTCGACCTCACACCTCCTCTCGATCAACGACACCCATACCTTCAGCCCGACAATGCAGTTGACCACGATTTTCGGCTTCACCCGTGGCACCGAGCGCATCAGCGCCTACAACGGAGAGGGCGGCGTCACCGATCCGCTGGGCACGCTCGGCTTCCCGGAGTATCTCAACTCCAACGGCATCGTCGGCGTTCCGGCAATCTTCATCAACACCTATTACTCAGCCGGATACACCAGCATTGGCGGCGATCCCTACGGCAACTACAAGCAGGGCCAGGATACCGGGCAGGTCACGGTAACACTGGATAAGGTGCTCGGGCCGCATGACTTCAAGATCGGCTTTGAAGGCCGCCTGCACCAGATGAACTACATCCAGACCAATGCGCCGGAAGGCATCTTCAACTTCGACAACACCGGAACGGCGGGCTGCCCATATACCTTCGACGCATGCGGCGGCGACGCGATGGCCAGCTTCATGATGGGGCAAACCTCCCTCAACAACGTAGGCACTTACGAGATACAGGACGAGCCCGCGACCGAAGATCACCAGTTTGCCGTCTACGGGCAGGAGAACTGGAAATTCAACAGCAAGCTGACCGTGAACCTTGGCCTGCGCTATGACGTCTCCATCCCGCGCACCGACCGCCACAATCGGCAGAACTGGTTCGACCCGACGGCTACGTACAGCATCGGAACCATACCGGCGGTGGGCGGCGAGAGGTTTGCCAGCTCCAAAGAACGACACATGGTCAACACCGACTGGCGCGATATTCAGCCGCGCTTCGGCTTCGCATACCTGCTGTCGCCAAAACTGGTAGTACGCGGCGGCTACGGTATCTACTATTCGCAGTCCCGCGCCGGTGCAAGCGGCGTCACTCCGTACGGCTCGCAGGGCTTTAACCAGTCGACGAACATGATTCCGACATTCAACAACGATGGCGCCACCGCATACCTCCACCTGAACAACCCGTTCCCAAGTGGCCTGAACCAGCCTCCCGGCAACTCGCTCGGACTGCTGAACGATGTAGGCCTGGGTGCCACTGGTCCGCTGCGCAACATGGTAGCCACGCCCTATGAACAGAGCTGGAGCTTTGGCTTCGAGCAGCAGCTCCCTTCCAACATGAAGTTCGGCCTTTCGTACATCGGCAAAAAGGGAGTGCATCTCTACTTCTCAGGCGCCAACTACATCAACCATCTCGGGCCAGAGGTTGAGGGCTACTCGCCAGACCAGATCAGCAACCTCTTCAACTACGTCAACAACCCCTACTCAGGCCCCATTACAAACCCCAACAGTTGCCTTTCTTCTCCGACCGTGCCGCTGTTCCAACTGCAGGAGCCGTATCCGCAGTTCTCCTGCGGTGGCGTCTCTACCGAAGCATGGCCGATCGCGTGGTCGATCTATCACGCGATGCAAGCGGTCTTTGAGAAGAGCTACTCCAACGGATTGCAAATCCTGGCCACCTATACCTGGTCAAAATCGATGGACGACTCTTCGGTTCCGGACGACAACACGACCTGGCTTGGCAGCTTCACCAGCCTGCAGGATCCGAACAAGCCGTGGCTGGAAAAGAGCCTCTCCACCTTCGATATTCCGCAGGTCTTCCAGGTGAGCTACACCTATGAACTGCCGATCGGCCGTAAGAAGCTCCTAGGAGCCAATATGCCTCGGTGGACAGATGCGCTGATCGGCGGCTGGAAGACGAATGGAATCTGGCGCGTCAGTGATGGGCGCCCGCTCAACTTCGGCACCTACGACGGCACTTCGCTCCCAACTTACGGAGGACAGCGGCCAAACCGTGTGGCCAAGCCGCGGCGCACCTCCGGCAAGGACTCCGTATGGATCAACCAATACATCGCAAACCCCGATTCGATGGTACTGCCCGCACCGTACACACTCGGCAATGCTCCACGCGCCGATGGAGAAATCCGCACACCCGGCGCCTTCAACGTTTCCGCGAGTGTGAACAAGGTCTTCTCCCTCTCCACGATCCGCGAAGGCCTCTCGCTGGAATTGCGCCTCGAAGCGCAGAATGCATTTAACCATCCAGTCTTCGGAACCCCGGATCAATCAATCGATGATCCCGACTTCGGAGTCATCTCCTACACTCAAAACTCACCCCGACAAATGCAACTGGCAGCAAAGATCAACTTCTAA
- a CDS encoding M15 family metallopeptidase yields MFSPETATHLNAAFGELNQDGIVPQINSGFRTDSDQTRMQNGGSGSNPAAMFSWHQAGGAVDLNGTHSQQFGTITSVMKAHGFVWGGDFQSHKDPPHFDGRNFLHHQWGMILGAEGYWNAKQ; encoded by the coding sequence GTGTTTTCCCCTGAGACCGCAACTCATTTGAACGCTGCATTTGGGGAACTCAACCAAGATGGCATAGTTCCGCAGATCAATAGCGGATTCCGAACCGATTCAGATCAGACTAGGATGCAAAACGGCGGCTCAGGATCAAATCCTGCTGCGATGTTCTCTTGGCATCAAGCGGGCGGCGCTGTGGACTTAAATGGGACGCACAGCCAGCAATTTGGGACAATCACCTCTGTCATGAAGGCTCATGGATTCGTTTGGGGAGGGGATTTTCAGTCGCACAAAGATCCCCCGCATTTTGATGGAAGAAACTTTTTGCATCATCAGTGGGGCATGATTTTAGGTGCAGAAGGCTATTGGAACGCAAAACAGTAA
- a CDS encoding lysozyme: MEGWEGWNGTVDRKTGLTYAKDDGFGNGTIGWGHNCGKCADFKDGITTEQGEVLLKSDLAGFEKSVNGLGASLSQQQFDGLVSFAFNVSHYGDSTLFSNVASGTAVTEGNFTAYGHAHVGGKLVEVPSLMARRRSEYNIYANGVYDSSH; the protein is encoded by the coding sequence ATCGAAGGTTGGGAAGGCTGGAATGGGACAGTTGATAGAAAGACGGGACTCACCTACGCGAAGGATGATGGCTTCGGCAATGGAACCATCGGTTGGGGACATAATTGCGGCAAGTGCGCGGACTTTAAGGACGGCATTACGACGGAGCAGGGTGAGGTTCTTTTGAAAAGCGATCTCGCTGGATTCGAGAAATCCGTGAATGGCCTTGGTGCTTCTCTTAGCCAGCAGCAGTTCGATGGACTTGTTTCTTTTGCATTCAACGTATCGCACTACGGTGATTCCACGCTGTTCTCAAATGTCGCCTCTGGCACTGCTGTAACTGAAGGCAACTTCACAGCATATGGTCATGCACACGTGGGTGGAAAGCTGGTAGAAGTGCCAAGCTTAATGGCGCGTCGGCGAAGCGAATACAACATATACGCCAATGGTGTTTACGACAGCAGCCATTGA
- a CDS encoding transglycosylase SLT domain-containing protein, whose protein sequence is MSGPQAIAFEAAAIGAGNQNGVDPNVLVGMAGQELTFNPAAQSSTSTANGLFGLTDGVRSQYGLSNGDATGTSASAITNQVTTAAHYLGDLKNGPVPKSHPEHSLEIAIGYYRGSRKGVNGAINSKGGYDAMRKLSYGGETLGHYINSVERYVP, encoded by the coding sequence TTGAGTGGCCCTCAGGCCATAGCCTTTGAAGCGGCAGCAATCGGTGCTGGAAATCAAAATGGAGTTGATCCGAATGTTTTAGTGGGGATGGCTGGGCAAGAGTTAACGTTCAATCCCGCAGCACAATCTTCTACTAGTACGGCGAACGGCTTGTTTGGTTTGACGGATGGAGTTCGATCGCAATACGGATTGAGTAACGGTGATGCCACCGGTACGAGTGCGTCTGCGATCACCAATCAGGTGACTACGGCAGCTCATTATCTCGGTGATCTGAAAAACGGTCCTGTGCCGAAATCCCATCCTGAACACTCCCTCGAAATCGCTATTGGGTATTATCGCGGTTCCCGTAAGGGAGTAAATGGAGCGATAAATTCAAAAGGTGGGTATGACGCAATGCGCAAACTTTCATACGGCGGAGAGACATTGGGTCACTACATCAACTCAGTAGAGAGGTATGTTCCATGA